The following coding sequences are from one Salvia hispanica cultivar TCC Black 2014 chromosome 3, UniMelb_Shisp_WGS_1.0, whole genome shotgun sequence window:
- the LOC125211039 gene encoding protein TIFY 5A-like, with the protein MKRNYSLELRLERPPLFLRPADHQPRHPEMVDKDEEEKQQLTIFYNGKIVVCDATELQARAIIWLAGREAEQYDTPRSDLPSPLVASPLYSPTTGLKRSLMRFLQTRKTRVQATSPYPIARNSN; encoded by the exons atgaaaagaaaCTACAGCTTGGAGCTCCGCCTTGAACGCCCTCCTCTCTTCCTCCGCCCCGCCGATCACCAACCCCGCCACCCCGAAAt GGTGGACAAGGATGAAGAAGAGAAGCAACAGCTTACAATTTTCTACAATGGGAAAATTGTTGTTTGCGATGCTACTGAACTACAG GCTCGAGCAATCATATGGCTTGCGGGCCGTGAAGCGGAACAGTACGACACGCCCCGATCGGATCTGCCGTCTCCGTTGGTAGCTTCTCCACTTTATAGTCCAACCACTGGCCTGAAGAGATCGTTGATGAGGTTTCTTCAAACAAGAAAGACTAGGGTTCAAGCAACTTCCCCATACCCCATTGCTAGGAATTCCAACTAG
- the LOC125213882 gene encoding cullin-4-like: protein MSHPASTSTSNPSKRSSSPHSAAASPILPAMKKAKSHNTPHVHFSDSPALSPMIEDDPADAALGASSPSSAFARTGTASAGGVTANLSRKKATLPQPTKKLVIKLNKAKPMLPVNFEENTWATLKSAISAIFLKQPNPCDLEKLYQAVNDLCLHKMGGSLYQRIEKECETYISSALQSLVGQSEDLVVFLSLVQKQWQDFCDQMLMIRGIALYLDRTYVKQTPNVRSLWDMGLQLFHKHLVLASEVERKTVFGLLKMIEGERLGEAVDRTLLNHLLKMFTALGIYPDSFEKPFLEGTSEFYAGEGVKYMQQADVPDYLKHVEMRLQEENERCLIYLDANTRKPLVATAERQLLVRHVTAILDKGFMTLMDGKRIEDLRRMYMLFSRVDALESLRQSLNQYIRRTGQSVVMDEEKDREMVSSLLEFKANLDRIWEESFSKNEAFSNTIKDAFEHLINIRQNWPAELIAKFVDEKLRAGNKGTSEEELEGTLDKVLVLFRFIQGKDVFEAFYKKDLAKRLLLSKSASIDAEKSMITKLKTECGSQFTNKLEGMFKDIELSKEINESFKQSSQARTKLPSGIEMSVHVLTTGYWPTYPPMDVRLPHELNVYQDIFKEFYLSKYSGRRLMWQNSLGHCVLKADFPKGKKELAVSLFQTVVLMLFNDALNLSFQDIKEATGIEDKELRRTLQSLACGKVRVLQKIPKGRDVDDDDSFVFNDQFTAPLYRIKVNAIQMKETVEENTSTTERVFQDRQYQVDAAIVRIMKTRKVLSHTLLITELFQQLKFPIKPADLKKRIESLIDREYLERDKNNPQIYNYLA from the exons ATGTCTCACCccgcctccacctccacctccaacCCCAGCAAACGCTCCTCCTCCCCTCATTCCGCCGCCGCATCTCCAATTCTCCCCGCGATGAAGAAGGCCAAGTCTCACAATACTCCCCACGTCCACTTCTCCGACTCCCCCGCCCTCTCCCCGATGATTGAGGACGATCCTGCCGACGCCGCGCTCGGGGCCTCGTCCCCCTCCAGCGCCTTCGCCCGCACCGGCACCGCCTCCGCCGGCGGCGTCACGGCCAATTTGTCTAGGAAGAAGGCCACCCTTCCGCAGCCCACGAAGAAGCTCGTAATTAAGCTCAATaaag CCAAACCGATGCTGCCTGTTAATTTCGAGGAAAATACTTGGGCAACACTCAAGTCGGCTATCAGTGCCATATTTTTGAAGCAACCCAATCCATGTGACTTGGAGAAACTCTATCAG GCGGTGAATGATCTTTGCCTGCACAAAATGGGGGGTAGTCTCTATCAGCGGATCGAGAAGGAGTGTGAAACCTATATATCTTCTGCCCTTCAATCTTTAGTCGGCCAAAGTGAAGATCTGGTTGTTTTCTTATCACTTGTTCAGAAGCAATGGCAGGATTTTTGTGACCAGATGCTGATGATCCGGGGTATAGCATTATATTTAGATAGAACATACGTGAAGCAAACACCGAATGTTCGCTCATTATGGGACATGGGCTTGCAGCTTTTCCACAAACATCTTGTCCTAGCTTCAGAAGTGGAGCGTAAAACTGTATTCGGTCTTCTAAAAATGATTGAGGGTGAAAG ACTAGGCGAAGCAGTTGATAGAACTCTCCTTAATCATCTATTAAAAATGTTTACTGCATTGGGTATCTATCCAGATAGCTTCGAGAAGCCATTCCTTGAAGGTACATCTGAGTTTTATGCAGGCGAAGGTGTTAAATACATGCAACAAGCAGATGTTCCAGATTATTTAAAGCATGTAGAG ATGAGGTTGCAGGAAGAAAACGAAAGATGTCTAATTTATCTCGATGCAAATACAAGAAAGCCACTTGTAGCCACTGCAGAAAGGCAGCTGCTCGTACGCCATGTAACTGCCATTCTCGATAAG GGTTTCATGACACTTATGGATGGCAAGCGTATCGAAGACCTTCGGAGGATGTATATGCTCTTTTCCAGGGTTGATGCTCTTGAATCATTGAGGCAATCCCTGAATCAGTATATCCGAAGAACTGGTCAGAGTGTTGTCATGGACGAAGAGAAGGACAGAGAGATGGTGTCGAGTTTATTGGAATTTAAGGCTAATCTTGACAGAATATGGGAAGAAAGCTTCTCCAAAAATGAAGCGTTTAGCAACACCATCAAAGATGCATTTGAACATCTCATTAATATCCGGCAG AATTGGCCTGCTGAGCTAATCGCCAAATTCGTTGATGAGAAGCTTCGTGCTGGAAACAAGGGTACCTCAGAAGAGGAATTGGAGGGTACACTTGATAAAGTGTTGGTCTTGTTCAGATTCATCCAG GGCAAGGATGTATTTGAAGCTTTCTACAAGAAAGATCTTGCTAAAAGGCTCTTGTTGAGTAAAAGTGCTTCTATTGATGCAGAGAAATCTATGATTACCAAG TTGAAAACTGAGTGCGGCAGTCAATTTACAAACAAACTCGAAGGAATGTTCAAG GACATTGAATTGTCTAAAGAGATTAACGAATCATTCAAGCAATCATCTCAAGCTCGGACAAAACTCCCGTCTGGGATTGAGATGAGCGTTCATGTCTTAACCACTGG GTATTGGCCGACCTATCCTCCCATGGATGTACGGCTCCCGCACGAGCTCAATGTTTACCAG gACATTTTTAAGGAGTTTTACTTGAGCAAGTATAGTGGGAGGCGATTGATGTGGCAAAACTCGTTAGGTCATTGTGTTCTTAAAGCAGATTTCCCGAAGGGTAAAAAGGAGCTCGCTGTTTCTCTGTTTCAG ACTGTTGTATTGATGCTGTTCAATGATGCACTAAATCTTTCCTTTCAAGATATAAAAGAAGCTACAGGTATCGAGGATAAAGAGCTGAGGAGGACTTTGCAGTCCCTCGCGTGTGGAAAGGTTCGGGTCCTTCAAAAA ATTCCTAAAGGCAGAGATGTCGATGATGATGATTCCTTTGTCTTCAACGATCAATTTACTGCTCCACTTTATCGTATAAAG GTTAACGCGATTCAGATGAAGGAAACAGTTGAGGAGAACACAAGCACCACAGAAAGGGTTTTCCAAGATCGTCAATATCAG GTCGATGCTGCTATTGTTCGTATAATGAAGACTAGAAAAGTACTGAGCCACACACTACTGATCACTGAACTCTTTCAGCAG CTCAAGTTTCCAATAAAACCGGCTGACCTGAAGAAGAGGATTGAGAGCCTCATCGACCGAGAGTACCTGGAGCGCGACAAAAACAACCCACAAATATACAACTACCTTGCGTGA